A stretch of the Aegilops tauschii subsp. strangulata cultivar AL8/78 chromosome 4, Aet v6.0, whole genome shotgun sequence genome encodes the following:
- the LOC141021739 gene encoding uncharacterized protein, translating to MAFSDEYKGMEAHSKTKLHVIHTNDKKNMAIFLAQYERHLSLQPHKIVGIDLEYNNEPEATQKPALCQLSIGKTQPVLLFQLSAAERCTVFDNFLADPRYTFAGFSIDGDKTRLERVNLEVANFVDIQKEWRVPEATKELDSLGDVSGMLIDDYYNNMKKKITDDEHKR from the coding sequence ATGGCGTTCAGCGACGAGTACAAGGGCATGGAGGCCCACAGCAAGACCAAGTTGCACGTCATCCACACCAACGACAAGAAGAATATGGCCATCTTCCTCGCGCAGTACGAGCGCCACCTCAGCCTCCAGCCCCACAAGATCGTCGGCATTGATCTCGAGTACAACAACGAGCCTGAAGCGACGCAGAAACCCGCCCTCTGCCAACTCTCCATCGGCAAGACTCAGCCGGTGCTGCTCTTCCAACTGAGTGCCGCTGAAAGGTGCACCGTCTTCGACAACTTCCTCGCCGACCCCAGGTACACCTTTGCAGGCTTCTCCATCGACGGCGACAAAACCAGGCTAGAGCGCGTCAATCTGGAGGTCGCCAACTTTGTCGACATCCAGAAAGAGTGGAGGGTGCCCGAGGCAACCAAGGAGTTGGACTCCCTTGGAGACGTCTCCGGCATGCTCATCGACGACTACTACAACAATATGAAGAAGAAGATCACCGACGACGAACACAAGCGCTAG